CCACCACCAGGCAACCAGGTTGCTGTGTCCATGCAGACCGGTAAACAGGTAAACAAACGTGCTGGTATGGCCTGGAATCTGGCTGTAAAAGGCGGTAAACAGTTCAAGGATGACGAAGAAAATACTGATGATCGTCGCATAGAGGACAATATTGGTCAGCTTCTGAATAGCAACTTCCCCCGGATCGAACTTGGAGACCTTTCTGACAATCATGCAAAGGAGGATAAGCAGAGCCGGACCAGCAGCGAATGCTGAACCGAGAAAGCGGGCGGCCATGATGGCCGTGAGCCAGAAGTGCCTGCCCGGCAAACCAGCATATAGAAACGCCGTAACAGTGTGGATGCTCACTGCCCAGGGTATGGACAGGTAAATAAAAGGCTTGATCCAGGCGGGCGGCTTTACCTGTTTCCGTTCCGCGGCCAGCACAGTCCAGCCGATCAGGAGATTCAAGAACAGGTAGCCATTCAGCACTATCATGTCCCAGAACAGAATCGAATTTGGCGTGGGGTGCAGAATTACATTCAGGGCCCGCATGGGTTTGCCAAGGTCCACCAGAATGAACATCAAACACATGGAAACCGACGCGATAGCCAGAAACTCCCCCAGGATGGTAATCTTGCCAAATTCTTTGACGTTGTGAAGGTAATATGGCAGCACCACCATCACCGCCGAAGCCGCCACCCCAACAAGGAAGGTGAATTGAGCAATATAGAGTCCCCAGGACACATCTCTGCTCATGCCGGTTATGGTCAAGCCCTTGCTCAGCTGATAGAGGAAACAGCTGGCACCCAACCCATGGAGACCAAACAAGAGAAACAACAGTCCCCAGTATTTCTTGCTTCCTTTGAGCGCAGTCTCAAACATAGCCACCTCACACTAAGTAGTAAATGTTGGGGCTTGTCCCCAGTTCGGCCTTGCGACGAATGGCAAATCGTGTGCGAAGCACTTCCCTGATCTCAGAGTCCGGGTCGTCCAGGTCACCAAAAATGAGCGCTTTGGTATCCGCAACCGCTTCCACGCAGGCAGGAGGCAACCCTTCAGCCAACCTCTCATCGCAAAAAGTGCACTTTTCCACCACGCCCTTTCCCCGCAAAGGATACTTCGGGTTGGGCGGTTCATTCTCCTTCCAGTATGTTGCCTTGGCATCCCTCCAATTGAAGCTGCGAGCCCCAAATGGGCAGGCCGCCATGCAGTACCTGCAGCCTATGCAGCGGTGCTGATCCATCATGACCACACCATCAGGCCGCTGCCAGGTTGCCCTGGTAGGGCACACCCTCACGCAGGGCGGGTTGCTGCAATGATTACAAAGGAGGAGAAACGGCTTCTCGTGGATCTCCTCCGGCAGGTAGTCATACTCTTGACCGGGAAATACGTGCTCAAAAGAATCATGCCAGATCCACTTGATCTCTTCCTCCGAATTATCGTACTGGGGGATGTTGTGCTCCCGGTTGCAAGCGTCAATGGCCTTCTTTACTGTCTCTTCGTCAAGCTTTGCCACGTCTACAGCAATGGCCCATCGCTTCCCTGTCAGAGCTTTGCTGTCTGTGGTAAGCTCCTGCGCACCCAGTTCCACTCGCTCAAACAGGTCGAAAGCTGACAGGGCCCCCAGCCCTGCCATGGAGATACCCACCAACTTCAGAAAGCGTCGTCTGCTGCTCTCCATTACTTCGTCTCCTTCGGCTCAATATGGCATTCCCAGCAGTAGGGGGTCACATCCATATAATTATGGCACTTGTCGCAGAACTTGCTCTTGTTGGAGTGACACTCCAAACAGGTGTTTTGCAAACTTACCGTATAGTGCTTGCCAGTGCTGGACAAATACACCCTTTCAGCTTGACGTACGGCAGCATTTCTCCACTGGTCAAGCAGCTGCATGTGATATTCAGTCATATACGCCTTGGACTCCACGCATTGTTTAGCTTGCTTGGCCTTGGGTGAAAGTTCAGGCTCGGGAGCCGGCCCGTGTCGTACCAGCCCAATCAAGAAGGGAGAAGTGAAAAAGATGACAAACACGACGATGCCGGTGATGACCTTACCTTTATCATACATCTTCCTCGTCCTCCTCTTCTTCCATGCCAGGCAAAGGTTCTCCACGGAGGTCCATGGTTCTCTTCTTCTCCCCCTTTAGTATGAGGGCATTGGCGACCAACTCGTGAACACCGGTAACGTCCACTTCTGGTACCCAATACTCCATCAAGGGTGGCAGGGTGGCCCTGTCTATAGCACAGATGCAGGCCAGCATGTTGACCCCGTACTTATCATGAACGTACTTGACTGCATTTGCTCTTGGAAAACCTCCCCTCATTCGCATATCCATATATTCATCTGTGTTCAAACCGGAACCCCCACCGCAACAGTAGGTCTGCTCCCTGATGGTATTCGGCGGCATCTCATAGAAATTATTACAGACGTTCTTGATAATATAGCGTGGCTCCTCAAAAATCCCCATTGCCCTGGCTGGATTACATGAGTCATGAAAGGTAACCTTAAGATGATCGTTTCGGCTCGGATCGAGGTTCAGTTTGCCGTGTGTGATGAGATCAGCGGTGAACTCGGTGATATGAACCATCTTTGTCGACTTGGCATTCTCAAACTTGGTTCCTGTAATTGGCGAAACAGGTTCTTCAAGGAAATCGGCAGGGCCATTAAAAGTGTCCATGTACTGGTTGACCACCCTCCACATGTGGCCGCACTCTCCGCCAAGAATCCACTTGACTCCCAACCTTTTGGCTTCGGCGTACATTTTGGCATTGAGCCTCTTGGCCATCTCATGCGAGGTAAAGTAGCCGAAATTACCGCCTTCCGAGGCATACGTACTCCAGGTGAGGTCGAGCCCAAGATCCTGTAGATAGTGAAAAAGCATCATGTAACCCATGCAGGTATAGGTACCAGGGTCAGCAAAGACATCACCGGAGGGTGTGATAAAAAGAATCTCAGCGCCCTTTCTGTTAAAGCTTGGTTCAACTGTGACTCCCGTTATCTCCTCTATTTCCTCAGAAAAAAACTCCAGCATGGAAACGTAGGCATGTGGTTGGATGCCAAGGTGATTCCCCGTACGGTAGCAGTTAGCCACCGGCGCCATAATCCAGTCCAGGTTACAGCCGACTAGGTTCAGCAACTCCCTACCGATGATGGTGATTTCAGCAGTATCGATGCCGTAAGGACAGAAAACTGAGCAACGGCGGCATTCTGTGCATTGGAAGAAGTAATAGAACCATTCCTTGAACACCTGGTAGGTAAGTTTTCTGGCACCGGCAAGTCTGCCGAGAATTTTACCGGCTTTGGTAAATTCTCCCCGGTAGACGGAGCGTATGAGTTCGGCCCGCAATACGGGCATATTCTTTGGGTCTCCGGAACCGATAAAAAAGTGGCACTTGTCTGCACAGGCGCCGCAGCGTACACAGATATCCATAAAGAGTCTGAACGAACGATACTTGTGCAGCCTTTCCCTCATGCCCTCGAGGACAATCTCGAGCCAGTTTTCCGGCAGTTTCCAGTCCTCATCCAGGGGAGACCAATCTCTGGGGTTGGGAAAATCTACAATTTTATGATCCTTCGGCTTTGAGCCGTAACACCACCTTCCCTCCCTAAACTCGGGGGGAATATCCATCCATGCTTTGTCAGGAGGCCTGTGCTCAATCTGTACAAGTTCTTCAGGAGGCGCAACCTTAGCCATTCCTTACTCCTTTTCCACCGGGAGGCCGACTTCTTTCATTTTCTCCCTGAACTCGTCCTCATATTCTTCGTATGTATGCACTTTAACAGGATAATCCCAAGGATTGATGTGTCTGACCATGCGGCTGTTGTTGGCAAGATTTCTCGTTGGGCTGAAAAAGACACCTGGCATATGCAACAGCTTGCTGAAAGGGAAATAAGCAAGCAGAACAGAGAGCAGGAAAAGGTGCACAAAGAAAATGCTGCCGATTCCCTCCGGGACCGTGGGTCGGAAGCTCACGAGACCACTGGCCAGCTCCTTGACGCTGACAATATCCACTCTGACAAAGTAGCGCATGAGGATGCCGGACAGAGTCAAGCCAAGGAGCAGAAACAGAGGGAAGTAGTCTGAAGCCAGAGAAATATACCTCAATTGCGGAACTGCCGCTCTCCGCAAGAACAGATAAAGCAAGGCAAGAACTACGATGATATCCGTAATGAACAGTCCTGGTATGCCTGCCTCGAAAAAGCCGTCCACACTCTCGAGCAGAGTAACAAAGCCGGGAACAGGATCGGCAAAGAAGCGGAAGTGCCTGAGAAAAATTACCAGGAAGCTGTAGTGAAAAGCCAGTGCTGCCAGCCACAGCCACTTGTTGGAACCATAGTCGAGTTTGGGGCCGTCCCTTAATTCGAGCCGGGTGTTGCGGAACAGAGAGCGAAAAGCGAAAACCTCCAGAATCATCCTACCGATGACACCAGCAGTGGTAGTAGGATTGTCAAGAGGGCTAGCTTTCACCCATGAGTGAGACTTCTGTTGCCCGCCTGTTGTAGGAATACGGAAAGGCACTGGCACATTAGCCCACTGGACAATGCGGTATATTATGCCCACAAGGAAGGTGAGCACCGCCAGATACGGGACAATGATGCCGAAAAGGGTATAGAGCCCCATACCCTTTACCCCCACCCAGGCAACGAGAATCAGGACCACAACCGAGATAAAAGAAAACCACGCTCCCATGTATCGTCCCCTCGCTTCAAGTTACGAGATCCAGATTTATGTCACGAAGATCATCAGAGATCTCCGGATTCTTACAAATCAGATCAGCTTTCTCCAAGAGTCTACCAACCTGGTTTTTAACCTCTTTTATCCTTAGTTCGTAGACCTTTTCACGGCACTTTGTATACAGGTCGAGTGAAAGCAATCCCACCTCATCAATACTCCGGTCAAAATCGGAAAGATCGGTGCCATATCGTTCTTCTTGGCCCTCTTTGCTCAATTCCGCCCTTACCACATCTTTGAGAGCAAATATGAAGCCGAGCGCCTCAGAAGGAGAAAACTCTTGCACCGCCCTGATTCTTATGACTTTGTCCAGAAATGGAGAAAACTCCTCAGCTTCAGAACCCGAGGCAAGCTGATCAAGGAGCCCTTCCATGCCTGTGATAATCTCGTGCGCCACGGGATTGGCAAAGCGGTTCTTTTGCCTCTTCAGAAATCTTCTCGTATCTTCCGGGTAGGTCTGCAAGATGATGTCAAACCACCTGTCTAAAATGGCGGCTCTTTTTTGCTCGAGAAAATCCGTCAAGTTCATATCAAGGCTCACCCACAGACAGGAACAAATTTACTGGCAATCCATGCAGTACGGCACGCTCGCTTGCCCAAGCCTAGCCATTTGTGATGGTGGTACCCTAGTTGCGTGTAACTCATTTACTCCTCCCGTGGGAAGAGCCTTATATTCTGTATAGTTGTAATCGGTATTTTCGAATTTCTCTTGAACCCGTCATCTCTGACAGGCCAAGAGGACTCAGCCAACAGCAAGCCACTTTGTGAAAGTTATTTCTAGGATGTGCACTTTAGGGAAAAATTCCCGACATGTCAAGGAAAATTTTCGCGGAGTTGAACCATTTTTTGCCATTAAACGTACAGGTGTCCGCCCACACGGGTCAAGTCTACCAGCAAAGCAACGCCTACCTATATGGCCTGAAACTGAACTATAAGACGCCGATTTCTAGGACCATCAAATTCACAGAAAAATATTTTTTGCCAGGTTCCTAGCAGAAGACGTCCTCCCTTGACCAGAACAGTTTCGGAGGCCCCCACCAGGGTCGCCTTTACGTGGGCGGGTGAATTGCCCTCCATGTGTTTATAAGGAGCTTCCCAGGGCACCATTTTGTTGAGAACCATCAAAATGTCAGCCTTGACCGCGGGATCCGCCCCCTCATTTATGGTAATGGCCGCAGTGGTGTGTGGCACGTAGAGGGTGAGTATGCCTTCTTGCATATCAGTCCCCGCCAGCTCGCCTGTCACCTGGCTGGTTACATCTATCATCTCGGTGCGGGTCGAACTCTTTACCTGGATGGTCTTGATCATGGCAGCCTCCGAACTTCTATTGCTGGGCATCTGCCTCGCCATACGAAGCCGTTTTCCCGGTTGGGGGCGCTAACCTCTGAGCACAGAGGGAAAACCTTCGCTCTTTCTGTTATCTTCCCGGGATGATCAAACCTGAATCAGTGGTGCGCTCGGCGCCCTCTTTTTGTGCTTCAAAATCCTGGATTACGTCGGCGCCTATGGAACGCCTGACAAGGCCCAGCAGGAAAGTATTCTCTGTCAGCAGGCTTACCTCTGCTTGCAGGTCAACAGCCACGGCAAGCGCCCGCTTTGCCTCTTCTTTACTTTCCTCCAGACAGAGAAGCAAACTGCACTCCTCCATTATCCTGCGGTATCGCCGGCGAACTTTTTCCGAGAAGATTTCTGCGGTGGCCTCCCTTATGATCTGCTCCATTCTGTCCAGCTGCATCGCTTCAGAAATGACCAGGCGACTCTCAGTTAACTCCTTCATCTTTTGCACAAAAGGTTGCACCGTTTCGGGAGGCAGCCGCCATGAATCCAGCACCGGCAATTCGAGCAAACTGTCTGAAGACCTCAACAACATGAGATTTCCTGCCACCTCCTCGGTCTTCACGAGTTCATAGACGTATGGCTGGGTTGCAGCCGCAGCCCAGGAAGAAAGATACTTTGTCAGCAGCGCGGACTCATTGGGTAGAGGCAGATGCTGCTCCTGATGGATTTTTGTCATTTCCTCAAAGAGATAGCGCAGGTGAGCCATGGGTATTTCTATTAGTTTGCTCGGCCCCCTTTCCTCCATCTCCTTGAGAAGACTGCGCAATTCCTTGTGGCTCGTCTTGAGCACACTGAAGTCTTCAAAGCCCCTGTCTGGATCCATCACAGCCAGGGTGAGAAAAAAGCCGCCCTCAGGATCAGGAAGCTTCACCACCACGGCCTGGCTACCGAGGGCCTCTGGCATCGCTGCCCACGCCTGCGGCTGCCGCTCAGCAGGTCTGGGCACCAGCACCCGGGGTTCGGCAGTCTCTTCTTCAGCCAGCAAACCCTGGCGGCGCAGGCGAAAAAGCGCGGCTTTAACCGCTCGCCTGAGCGGCTTGTCAGCGGGGATCTCCTGTAATGCTTGCAGGGCGGCAACCGCAGCTGGGTTTGCCAGCTTGCCCAGAGCATCCACCAGTGCATGAAAGAGGGCGGGAGAAGAAGAGAGCAGCGGTTTGACACTTTCCAGGAACTGCGTAAAACTGGCTCCCTCGGGGTCCTGGGCGGCTATGCGATCCAGCAGCATTTGCAACTGGAGTTGATCTTCCTCTGACAATGGCTGCTGTGCTCGTCTTTTTCTTTCTTTGTGGCGGCGTCTTTTTTTTGTCATGGAATTTCCCGAGTCTAATTATTGTCTCTGGACAGGCCGCAACCTTCAGGTTGCGCCTGCGGCCATTATGGGAGCATGGCGCAATTTCTTTTGGGAATGGATATCAACAATGGGCAACGCAGGCTAAAGCCTGCGGCTACCAGCTTGTTGCCCTGCAGCCAACCTCCTGCACCATCTGTTGACCAATATTGGTTATCAAGGTGCACTTTCATTTTGCCATCAACCGTTAGCCTATAAAAGTAATGGATACTTCGAGATCAAGTCAATGAGAAAACTGGGCCTCAA
The window above is part of the Deltaproteobacteria bacterium genome. Proteins encoded here:
- the dsrJ gene encoding sulfate reduction electron transfer complex DsrMKJOP subunit DsrJ, with amino-acid sequence MYDKGKVITGIVVFVIFFTSPFLIGLVRHGPAPEPELSPKAKQAKQCVESKAYMTEYHMQLLDQWRNAAVRQAERVYLSSTGKHYTVSLQNTCLECHSNKSKFCDKCHNYMDVTPYCWECHIEPKETK
- a CDS encoding (Fe-S)-binding protein translates to MAKVAPPEELVQIEHRPPDKAWMDIPPEFREGRWCYGSKPKDHKIVDFPNPRDWSPLDEDWKLPENWLEIVLEGMRERLHKYRSFRLFMDICVRCGACADKCHFFIGSGDPKNMPVLRAELIRSVYRGEFTKAGKILGRLAGARKLTYQVFKEWFYYFFQCTECRRCSVFCPYGIDTAEITIIGRELLNLVGCNLDWIMAPVANCYRTGNHLGIQPHAYVSMLEFFSEEIEEITGVTVEPSFNRKGAEILFITPSGDVFADPGTYTCMGYMMLFHYLQDLGLDLTWSTYASEGGNFGYFTSHEMAKRLNAKMYAEAKRLGVKWILGGECGHMWRVVNQYMDTFNGPADFLEEPVSPITGTKFENAKSTKMVHITEFTADLITHGKLNLDPSRNDHLKVTFHDSCNPARAMGIFEEPRYIIKNVCNNFYEMPPNTIREQTYCCGGGSGLNTDEYMDMRMRGGFPRANAVKYVHDKYGVNMLACICAIDRATLPPLMEYWVPEVDVTGVHELVANALILKGEKKRTMDLRGEPLPGMEEEEDEEDV
- the dsrM gene encoding sulfate reduction electron transfer complex DsrMKJOP subunit DsrM, with amino-acid sequence MGAWFSFISVVVLILVAWVGVKGMGLYTLFGIIVPYLAVLTFLVGIIYRIVQWANVPVPFRIPTTGGQQKSHSWVKASPLDNPTTTAGVIGRMILEVFAFRSLFRNTRLELRDGPKLDYGSNKWLWLAALAFHYSFLVIFLRHFRFFADPVPGFVTLLESVDGFFEAGIPGLFITDIIVVLALLYLFLRRAAVPQLRYISLASDYFPLFLLLGLTLSGILMRYFVRVDIVSVKELASGLVSFRPTVPEGIGSIFFVHLFLLSVLLAYFPFSKLLHMPGVFFSPTRNLANNSRMVRHINPWDYPVKVHTYEEYEDEFREKMKEVGLPVEKE
- a CDS encoding YjbQ family protein, with the protein product MIKTIQVKSSTRTEMIDVTSQVTGELAGTDMQEGILTLYVPHTTAAITINEGADPAVKADILMVLNKMVPWEAPYKHMEGNSPAHVKATLVGASETVLVKGGRLLLGTWQKIFFCEFDGPRNRRLIVQFQAI
- the nrfD gene encoding polysulfide reductase NrfD translates to MFETALKGSKKYWGLLFLLFGLHGLGASCFLYQLSKGLTITGMSRDVSWGLYIAQFTFLVGVAASAVMVVLPYYLHNVKEFGKITILGEFLAIASVSMCLMFILVDLGKPMRALNVILHPTPNSILFWDMIVLNGYLFLNLLIGWTVLAAERKQVKPPAWIKPFIYLSIPWAVSIHTVTAFLYAGLPGRHFWLTAIMAARFLGSAFAAGPALLILLCMIVRKVSKFDPGEVAIQKLTNIVLYATIISIFFVILELFTAFYSQIPGHTSTFVYLFTGLHGHSNLVAWWWAFVVLILIATLMLLTPSLRQNDTTLAIACAMVFLSLWIEKGITLVIAGFIPDPFEKITEYAPTPPEIGITLGVWATGFLILTVLYKIAITVKEETA
- a CDS encoding RsbRD N-terminal domain-containing protein; translation: MNLTDFLEQKRAAILDRWFDIILQTYPEDTRRFLKRQKNRFANPVAHEIITGMEGLLDQLASGSEAEEFSPFLDKVIRIRAVQEFSPSEALGFIFALKDVVRAELSKEGQEERYGTDLSDFDRSIDEVGLLSLDLYTKCREKVYELRIKEVKNQVGRLLEKADLICKNPEISDDLRDINLDLVT
- a CDS encoding 4Fe-4S dicluster domain-containing protein is translated as MESSRRRFLKLVGISMAGLGALSAFDLFERVELGAQELTTDSKALTGKRWAIAVDVAKLDEETVKKAIDACNREHNIPQYDNSEEEIKWIWHDSFEHVFPGQEYDYLPEEIHEKPFLLLCNHCSNPPCVRVCPTRATWQRPDGVVMMDQHRCIGCRYCMAACPFGARSFNWRDAKATYWKENEPPNPKYPLRGKGVVEKCTFCDERLAEGLPPACVEAVADTKALIFGDLDDPDSEIREVLRTRFAIRRKAELGTSPNIYYLV